Proteins from a genomic interval of Treponema succinifaciens DSM 2489:
- a CDS encoding aminotransferase class V-fold PLP-dependent enzyme, which yields MSFYFDNAATTFPKPECVYSSMDSFYRKHGGNAGRGQYKLAAESSKIIFETRGFIQKILCSPNKDVIFAPSATVALNMVIQGLLADEKKKTVYISPFEHNSVTRVLHHFEKVGKICVRQLFVSPDFEYDIEKINAQFAEIPPDIVIVSHASNVIGLVAPVLEIFAAAKKYGALTVTDIAQTAGLVPLDVANDLVDFAVFAGHKTLYGPFGIGGFAKNRNVALEPVLFGGTGVDSANQEMPENIPGRYEMGSQNICAVAGLHAAAQWFLQNQDEIRAAEEKNHRRLLEILRQYDFVKIAGPADRFSEKTKCIGVVSTVFDGYAAEDIGNVFDEMEIAVRTGLQCSPLAHKFLGTFPAGTVRFSVGYFTGEEDFCALEKAMGYIEENR from the coding sequence ATGAGTTTTTATTTTGACAATGCGGCAACAACCTTTCCGAAGCCTGAATGTGTTTACTCTTCTATGGATTCTTTTTACAGAAAGCACGGAGGAAATGCGGGGCGCGGCCAGTACAAATTGGCGGCAGAATCATCGAAGATAATTTTTGAAACACGTGGTTTTATCCAGAAGATTCTTTGCTCTCCGAACAAGGACGTGATTTTTGCTCCGAGCGCGACTGTTGCGCTGAACATGGTGATTCAGGGGCTGCTTGCGGATGAAAAGAAGAAAACCGTTTACATTTCGCCGTTTGAGCACAATTCGGTAACGCGCGTTCTGCATCATTTTGAAAAGGTCGGAAAGATTTGTGTAAGGCAACTTTTTGTCTCTCCTGATTTTGAATACGACATTGAAAAAATCAACGCACAGTTTGCAGAAATTCCGCCGGACATTGTGATTGTAAGCCATGCAAGCAACGTGATAGGGCTTGTCGCACCGGTTCTTGAAATTTTTGCCGCTGCGAAAAAGTATGGCGCGCTTACCGTGACCGACATAGCGCAGACGGCAGGGCTTGTCCCTTTGGATGTGGCGAACGACCTGGTTGACTTTGCGGTTTTTGCCGGGCACAAGACGTTGTACGGACCGTTCGGAATCGGCGGATTTGCAAAAAACCGTAATGTTGCGCTGGAGCCGGTCCTTTTTGGCGGAACAGGCGTTGATTCGGCGAACCAGGAAATGCCCGAAAATATTCCGGGCCGCTACGAGATGGGAAGCCAGAACATCTGCGCGGTGGCAGGACTTCATGCGGCGGCACAATGGTTCTTGCAGAATCAGGACGAAATCCGCGCTGCCGAAGAAAAAAATCACCGCAGGCTTTTAGAGATTCTGCGGCAGTATGACTTTGTGAAGATAGCAGGTCCGGCGGACAGATTTTCAGAAAAAACAAAATGCATCGGCGTTGTCTCCACCGTTTTTGACGGCTATGCGGCGGAAGACATCGGAAACGTTTTTGATGAAATGGAAATCGCCGTGCGCACAGGACTTCAATGCTCTCCGCTCGCACACAAATTCTTGGGAACATTTCCGGCAGGCACAGTGCGCTTCAGCGTGGGATATTTTACAGGCGAAGAAGACTTTTGCGCTCTGGAAAAGGCGATGGGGTATATAGAGGAAAATAGGTGA
- a CDS encoding DUF4007 family protein has product MKYRGHETFSIRKDWLAKGIEAVQKNPGIFTDKTLEPMEELGIGRNMVVSLRYWMKAVGLTEEKKGEKTRKTETVFSTLGKIIYKHDPYVEETGSLWLLQAELASNKDFATSWYFFFNEFNMTEFSKDDFVSELFKFDKSSGGSTARSSFESDFECIVGTYVSRFKNASEIDPEDNIESPFAELGLVDFMGGERKMYRKVIPPKQNIPSLVFLAVLYRMCEKSTNDGYAYKNLEIPLSDIQNRKNGAGKLFNLDVITLMDILSELESRDFVKVVRTAGLDVVRLFAWKDLDESESYKKCVEEYYKELKI; this is encoded by the coding sequence ATGAAATACAGAGGACACGAGACATTTTCAATCCGCAAAGACTGGCTTGCGAAAGGGATTGAGGCGGTTCAAAAAAATCCGGGAATTTTTACGGACAAAACACTGGAGCCTATGGAAGAACTGGGGATTGGACGGAATATGGTTGTTTCGCTGCGATACTGGATGAAGGCGGTTGGTCTTACGGAAGAAAAAAAAGGAGAGAAGACAAGAAAAACTGAAACTGTATTTTCGACTCTTGGAAAAATTATATACAAGCACGACCCTTATGTTGAGGAAACTGGATCGCTCTGGCTTTTGCAGGCGGAACTTGCCTCAAACAAGGATTTTGCGACTTCCTGGTATTTTTTCTTTAATGAATTCAATATGACGGAATTTAGCAAGGATGATTTTGTGTCCGAGCTTTTTAAATTTGACAAAAGCAGCGGTGGTTCAACTGCGCGCAGTTCATTTGAAAGCGACTTTGAATGTATTGTGGGTACTTATGTTTCCCGCTTTAAAAATGCGTCGGAAATTGATCCGGAAGACAATATTGAGTCTCCGTTTGCAGAGCTTGGACTTGTTGATTTTATGGGCGGCGAACGGAAAATGTACCGGAAGGTTATCCCTCCTAAGCAGAATATTCCGTCGCTTGTTTTTCTTGCAGTGCTTTATCGTATGTGCGAAAAAAGCACAAATGACGGATATGCGTACAAAAATCTTGAAATTCCGCTTTCAGACATTCAGAACAGGAAAAATGGGGCCGGCAAACTTTTTAATCTTGATGTGATTACGCTTATGGATATTCTGAGCGAGCTTGAAAGCCGTGATTTTGTGAAAGTTGTTCGTACGGCAGGACTTGATGTTGTCCGGCTTTTTGCCTGGAAAGATTTGGACGAAAGCGAATCTTACAAGAAATGCGTTGAAGAATATTACAAGGAACTGAAAATATGA
- a CDS encoding phosphoadenosine phosphosulfate reductase domain-containing protein, whose product MTEPVTKNDRFSAQLNWCASCRIPVFDENNSVGAVCKCPLCHGKTEYLSSDLRPVFPEERLLLELLLEKEPFSLASSSVWNSANRYYIDGKSVAISSSVFRNADCNFLREKLNEYSAENLEVSKKYFDSTVQKFIQANKSRFDSIKDDAFDFVQDEAEKFVQKNGAGSENRMIVSFSGGKDSTATADVVIKALANPKITHLFGNTTLEFPMTIEYAERYRKNHPLAEFRIAKNTDQNFYEVCKEIGPPARMMRWCCSMFKTGPITRVLNRKFGDKQILTFYGIRKNESVSRSKYSRVTENTETVKIQKQTVASPIFEWKDLDVWLYLLSEKVDFNDAYRLGYDRVGCWCCPNNNLRAQFLSRIYMSERSENWRSFLVGFARQIGKPDAEEYVDSGKWKARQGGNGVAAAGDVKLKFTNCTSEEHSKIYQLTRAFDDSFLNMLVPFGILAPELGRKLIHETLILDVKTKVPIISVQPFNQSGFEHAVKVRTMNVEKHDDLQRMIGYQVRKFNACRKCLKCESVCRSGAISLAGNKYYINPEKCVHCKKCVTEKYLTGGCMMEKYLRTKDL is encoded by the coding sequence ATGACTGAGCCTGTCACAAAAAACGACCGTTTTTCTGCGCAGCTTAATTGGTGCGCTTCGTGCAGAATTCCTGTTTTTGATGAGAATAATTCTGTCGGTGCGGTTTGCAAGTGTCCGCTTTGCCATGGAAAAACTGAATATCTTTCCAGCGATTTGCGGCCTGTTTTTCCGGAGGAGCGGCTTTTGCTTGAGCTGCTGCTTGAAAAAGAGCCGTTCAGTTTGGCTTCGTCTTCGGTGTGGAACTCTGCGAACCGTTACTATATTGACGGAAAATCTGTTGCAATTTCGTCTTCAGTTTTTAGAAATGCCGACTGCAATTTCCTCCGCGAAAAATTGAACGAATATTCAGCAGAAAATCTTGAAGTTTCAAAAAAATATTTCGATTCAACAGTACAGAAATTTATTCAGGCGAATAAAAGCAGGTTTGATTCCATAAAGGACGATGCTTTTGACTTTGTTCAAGACGAGGCGGAGAAGTTTGTCCAGAAAAACGGAGCAGGCTCAGAAAACCGCATGATTGTTTCGTTCAGTGGAGGAAAGGATTCCACTGCGACTGCGGATGTTGTTATAAAAGCGCTTGCAAATCCGAAAATAACGCATCTTTTTGGAAATACCACGCTAGAATTTCCTATGACGATAGAGTATGCAGAACGCTACAGAAAAAATCATCCGTTGGCGGAATTCAGAATTGCGAAGAACACTGACCAGAATTTTTATGAAGTCTGCAAGGAAATCGGACCGCCTGCAAGAATGATGAGATGGTGCTGCTCGATGTTCAAGACAGGACCGATTACGCGTGTCCTGAACCGAAAATTCGGCGACAAGCAGATTCTTACGTTCTACGGAATCCGAAAAAACGAGTCTGTGAGCCGCTCAAAATATAGCCGCGTTACAGAAAACACCGAGACTGTAAAAATCCAGAAACAGACCGTCGCTTCTCCGATTTTTGAATGGAAAGATTTGGACGTGTGGCTTTATCTTCTTTCTGAAAAAGTTGACTTCAACGACGCTTACCGGCTTGGCTACGACCGCGTCGGCTGCTGGTGCTGCCCGAACAACAATCTGCGCGCCCAGTTTCTTTCACGCATTTACATGAGCGAACGGAGCGAAAATTGGCGAAGTTTTCTTGTTGGTTTTGCCCGGCAGATTGGAAAGCCCGACGCGGAAGAATATGTGGATTCAGGCAAATGGAAGGCGCGTCAGGGGGGAAATGGAGTTGCTGCTGCCGGAGACGTAAAACTCAAATTTACGAACTGCACGAGCGAAGAGCACTCAAAAATCTACCAGCTTACACGCGCTTTTGACGACAGTTTTTTGAATATGCTTGTTCCGTTTGGAATCCTTGCTCCCGAGCTTGGCCGAAAGTTGATTCACGAAACGCTGATTCTGGACGTAAAGACAAAAGTTCCAATAATTTCCGTTCAGCCGTTCAACCAGAGCGGTTTTGAGCACGCCGTAAAAGTGCGAACAATGAATGTGGAAAAGCACGACGACCTTCAGCGCATGATTGGCTATCAGGTTAGGAAATTTAACGCATGCCGAAAGTGCCTGAAATGTGAGTCCGTCTGCCGCTCTGGAGCGATTTCTCTTGCTGGAAATAAGTATTACATAAATCCGGAAAAATGCGTTCATTGCAAAAAATGCGTCACAGAAAAATATCTGACCGGCGGCTGCATGATGGAAAAATATTTAAGGACAAAGGATTTATAA
- a CDS encoding BrnA antitoxin family protein, producing MEIVKKEIKIGDQPTFDAIKEIEAAKNHEINYEDAPKLSKKELSEFVPANPAYYKPKKQQITLKLDADVIEAFKRLGKGYQTKINAALRKAIFN from the coding sequence ATGGAAATAGTAAAAAAAGAAATCAAGATTGGCGACCAGCCAACATTTGATGCAATTAAGGAAATTGAAGCCGCAAAAAATCACGAAATAAACTATGAAGATGCTCCAAAATTGTCAAAAAAGGAACTTTCAGAGTTCGTTCCGGCAAATCCTGCATACTATAAGCCTAAAAAACAGCAGATTACACTGAAACTTGACGCAGATGTCATCGAGGCATTCAAAAGACTGGGAAAAGGCTATCAGACAAAAATAAACGCAGCTTTAAGAAAGGCGATTTTCAACTGA
- a CDS encoding BrnT family toxin, with translation MNVEWDENKNQQNKQKHHISFETASYVFADPFRLERYDHSENNVREEDSFQTIGKVEDVLFVVYTERFESYRIISARLADAEERRLYYGNSKKRNQDWRPANI, from the coding sequence ATGAATGTCGAATGGGATGAAAATAAAAATCAGCAAAACAAGCAGAAACATCACATAAGTTTTGAGACAGCAAGCTATGTTTTTGCAGACCCATTCAGACTTGAACGCTACGATCACTCGGAAAACAATGTCCGTGAGGAAGACTCTTTCCAGACAATCGGAAAAGTCGAAGATGTTTTATTCGTTGTTTATACAGAAAGATTTGAATCATATCGAATTATTTCGGCACGGTTAGCAGATGCAGAAGAAAGGAGGCTTTATTATGGAAATAGTAAAAAAAGAAATCAAGATTGGCGACCAGCCAACATTTGA
- a CDS encoding DEAD/DEAH box helicase, giving the protein MPKETVWYSNGGKSDFYVLNNKVVIIDSGICRTNSKNLIDINYSLLTDKQNSYMKEFSEVYRFLKEDEESARDFLFSDKNKHSENPEIKNERQKTAASREDFAESSPLEFYFEEEFSKVYGESSLSFLNKEYSITDENGDTFFLDYLVHTDDGDIAVEENGINYHHPQIIGTEKYRKQLAKQNECTKWGIKLYRFSTEDCKFEEKIQDDIKRFFGSDTKKFNQSGIIASRAIKLYEHQKLTLEDIQKSRKNGVSTFLVVLPTAAGKSKIIEEDLKHFSKQTKDFKALILAPNKDIIEDWKKRISKNLPALTQKIDIKTYSFLARNYRKFSANEYSYIVADEAHHAVAPTYKRVIQYFLPDFLIGLTATDQRPDKKKLESIFGAYKTQLSLSEAMRRGIVAQANVYRIETNVDLSKIRFNGKDYVNADLEKSIRVTSRNKLIAEILKKYFSSGKFQNEQGLIFCVNTNHSKEMAKILNSYGISAASYTSRDLDAEKTMKDFSDEKIRFLCTCNMISEGWDYPSLKIIVMARPTLSKVMYLQQIGRGLRKTSTKENVFIIDVVDEYGAMVQPCTMHSIFANPYYVPFGLITKNDYKQGEMLTVDGLSERIERIVKVDIDDFSEKYKDFLSIEQLAREFFVSTGTITFWIKAKKIIPDAVFPFGTKKIFMFSPQNMENIRKKLNIPEHNEKTLHKDFFDFLDQRDYTLSYKMPFLLSLLKNANSIGEAKIDYVLKDYIQFYKDRLNLNLPVDKKSCPYTSEFLKNEKLCKENMITNPFEKFERKRFMFISKDLGIIAINSALWDSFSKNDILKIKTQLLEDLRNYYKNLGNIIEENQLVNFAKGYIYATKVVQKEPELLVADSTNLNSGEN; this is encoded by the coding sequence ATGCCAAAAGAAACTGTGTGGTATTCAAACGGCGGCAAAAGTGATTTTTATGTCTTAAATAACAAAGTTGTCATAATTGACAGCGGAATCTGCCGGACAAATTCAAAAAATCTTATCGACATAAATTATTCGCTTTTGACGGACAAACAAAATTCATACATGAAAGAATTTTCAGAAGTCTATAGATTTTTGAAAGAAGATGAGGAATCCGCAAGAGACTTTTTATTTTCCGACAAAAACAAACACAGTGAAAATCCGGAAATAAAAAACGAAAGACAAAAAACGGCAGCAAGCCGCGAAGATTTTGCAGAAAGTTCTCCTCTGGAATTTTATTTTGAAGAAGAATTCTCAAAAGTCTACGGCGAATCCAGTTTAAGTTTTCTTAACAAAGAATATTCCATCACAGATGAAAACGGAGACACGTTTTTTCTTGATTATTTAGTACACACAGACGACGGCGACATCGCAGTTGAGGAAAACGGCATAAATTATCATCATCCGCAGATTATCGGAACAGAAAAATACAGAAAGCAGCTTGCAAAACAAAACGAATGCACAAAATGGGGAATAAAACTTTACAGGTTTTCAACAGAAGATTGCAAATTTGAGGAAAAAATTCAGGACGACATAAAACGCTTTTTTGGCTCAGATACAAAAAAATTCAATCAATCTGGAATTATTGCAAGCCGGGCGATAAAACTTTACGAGCATCAGAAACTGACGCTTGAAGACATTCAAAAATCACGGAAAAACGGAGTCAGCACATTTTTAGTCGTTCTTCCGACAGCCGCAGGAAAATCAAAAATAATCGAAGAAGATTTAAAGCATTTTTCAAAACAAACAAAAGATTTCAAAGCTCTGATTCTTGCGCCTAACAAAGACATAATTGAAGACTGGAAAAAACGCATATCAAAAAATCTCCCTGCTCTCACACAAAAAATCGACATAAAAACATATTCCTTTCTTGCAAGAAACTACAGAAAATTTTCCGCGAACGAATATTCATACATCGTTGCAGATGAGGCACACCATGCAGTTGCACCGACCTACAAACGCGTGATTCAATATTTTTTGCCGGACTTTCTAATCGGACTTACCGCGACCGACCAGAGGCCAGACAAAAAAAAGCTAGAATCAATTTTTGGAGCCTATAAAACTCAGCTTTCTCTTTCCGAGGCGATGAGAAGAGGAATTGTCGCCCAGGCGAATGTCTACAGAATAGAAACAAATGTTGATTTAAGCAAAATCAGGTTCAATGGAAAAGATTATGTTAATGCGGACTTGGAAAAATCAATCCGTGTAACTTCCCGAAACAAATTGATTGCGGAAATCTTAAAAAAATATTTTTCCTCGGGTAAATTTCAAAATGAGCAAGGCCTGATTTTTTGTGTGAACACAAACCATTCAAAAGAAATGGCAAAAATCTTAAATTCCTATGGAATTTCCGCTGCTTCCTACACAAGCAGAGACCTAGACGCCGAAAAGACGATGAAAGATTTTTCAGATGAAAAAATCCGCTTTTTATGCACCTGTAATATGATTAGCGAAGGCTGGGATTATCCGTCCTTAAAAATTATTGTGATGGCCCGTCCGACACTTTCAAAAGTCATGTACTTGCAGCAAATCGGTCGCGGACTTAGAAAAACTTCCACAAAAGAAAACGTTTTTATCATCGATGTAGTAGACGAATACGGCGCGATGGTTCAGCCTTGCACAATGCATTCAATTTTCGCAAATCCTTATTATGTTCCGTTCGGACTTATAACAAAAAACGATTACAAGCAAGGCGAAATGCTAACAGTTGACGGACTTTCAGAAAGGATTGAGCGTATTGTAAAAGTTGACATTGACGATTTTTCCGAAAAATACAAAGATTTTTTAAGCATTGAGCAGCTTGCAAGAGAATTTTTTGTAAGCACAGGAACAATAACTTTCTGGATAAAAGCAAAGAAAATCATTCCAGACGCAGTTTTTCCGTTCGGAACGAAAAAAATATTTATGTTCAGTCCGCAAAATATGGAAAACATCAGAAAAAAATTGAATATTCCTGAACACAATGAAAAAACTCTCCACAAGGATTTTTTTGATTTCCTTGACCAGCGAGACTATACACTTTCCTACAAAATGCCGTTTCTGCTTTCACTTCTAAAAAACGCAAATTCAATCGGCGAAGCAAAAATTGATTATGTACTGAAAGATTACATTCAGTTTTATAAGGACAGGTTAAATCTAAATCTTCCAGTTGATAAAAAATCTTGTCCGTACACAAGCGAATTTTTGAAAAACGAAAAACTCTGCAAAGAAAATATGATTACAAATCCTTTTGAAAAATTTGAGCGGAAACGGTTTATGTTCATTTCAAAAGACCTGGGAATTATCGCGATAAACTCTGCACTGTGGGATTCATTTTCAAAAAATGATATTCTAAAAATAAAAACACAGCTTCTTGAAGATTTAAGAAATTACTACAAAAATCTAGGAAACATAATAGAAGAAAATCAACTTGTAAACTTTGCAAAGGGTTATATTTATGCAACAAAGGTTGTTCAAAAAGAACCAGAACTTCTTGTCGCGGACAGCACGAATCTCAATTCTGGAGAAAACTAA
- a CDS encoding class I SAM-dependent methyltransferase, which produces MKHKKDYKEKTLEYYNQNNKVFIDGTLNVDFSETQDKFLSFLKPGDKILDFGCGSGRDTKYFLEKGFEVSAIDGSKKMCEFASQFTGINITQLDFLDFYEKERYNGIWACSSILHLNSKELLRVLKNISAALKPDGIFYTSFKYGTFEGERNGRFFNDMTQTKFSELLKKIRFLEVLENWVTEDVRTGHKNEKWFNVICKKLFLESFYLSIPNKKQPSSCEKITPIACKNE; this is translated from the coding sequence ATGAAGCATAAAAAAGACTACAAAGAAAAAACTCTTGAATATTACAACCAGAATAATAAAGTTTTTATAGACGGAACCTTGAATGTGGATTTTTCTGAAACACAGGATAAATTTCTTTCATTCTTAAAACCCGGCGACAAGATTTTAGACTTCGGCTGCGGCTCCGGACGTGACACAAAATATTTTTTAGAAAAAGGATTTGAAGTGAGTGCAATTGACGGCTCTAAGAAAATGTGCGAATTTGCAAGCCAGTTTACAGGAATAAATATAACTCAACTTGATTTTTTAGATTTTTACGAAAAAGAGCGTTACAACGGGATTTGGGCATGCTCTTCAATTTTGCATTTGAATTCAAAAGAACTTTTACGCGTACTAAAAAATATTTCTGCAGCGCTAAAACCGGACGGAATCTTCTACACATCATTTAAATATGGAACTTTTGAAGGTGAACGCAACGGAAGATTTTTTAATGATATGACCCAAACCAAATTTTCAGAATTGCTAAAAAAAATCCGCTTTTTAGAAGTTTTGGAAAACTGGGTAACCGAAGATGTCCGCACCGGCCACAAAAATGAAAAATGGTTCAATGTTATCTGCAAAAAACTTTTCCTAGAAAGCTTTTATCTTTCAATTCCAAACAAAAAGCAGCCTTCCTCATGCGAAAAAATCACGCCGATTGCCTGCAAGAATGAGTAG
- a CDS encoding DNA-3-methyladenine glycosylase I has translation MTPGNFGPEKVFDKNLPRCNWCNLKNPEYVAYHDNEWGKFSEKSTDDKYLFEMLTLESFQAGLSWECVLNKRNYFRSAYDGFDLEKVCDYGEEKIAELLANPKIVRNRLKIKASISNARIFRAVCLEYGSFFNFIRKFLDEYLCKNACAESRGMENAGNIAEKNALSGIKIIHETGRSTNGLSDAISAELKKRGMKFMGSTIVYSFLQAIGVIFSHEEGCFLFGIER, from the coding sequence ATGACGCCCGGAAACTTCGGACCGGAAAAAGTTTTTGACAAGAATCTTCCGCGCTGCAACTGGTGCAACCTGAAAAATCCAGAATATGTCGCCTACCACGACAATGAATGGGGAAAATTTTCTGAAAAGAGCACGGACGACAAATATCTTTTTGAAATGCTGACGCTCGAAAGTTTTCAGGCCGGGCTTTCCTGGGAATGTGTCTTGAACAAGCGTAACTATTTCCGTTCTGCATACGATGGGTTCGACCTTGAAAAAGTCTGCGACTACGGTGAAGAAAAAATCGCTGAGCTTTTGGCGAATCCCAAAATCGTTAGAAACCGCTTGAAAATAAAGGCAAGCATTTCAAACGCAAGAATTTTCAGGGCGGTTTGCCTTGAGTACGGAAGTTTCTTTAATTTTATAAGAAAGTTTCTGGACGAATATTTGTGTAAAAACGCCTGTGCAGAAAGCCGCGGCATGGAAAATGCAGGGAACATTGCGGAAAAAAACGCTCTTTCCGGCATAAAAATAATTCACGAAACAGGCAGGTCAACGAACGGCCTTTCAGACGCAATCTCCGCGGAACTAAAAAAACGCGGAATGAAATTCATGGGCAGCACGATTGTCTACTCATTCTTGCAGGCAATCGGCGTGATTTTTTCGCATGAGGAAGGCTGCTTTTTGTTTGGAATTGAAAGATAA
- a CDS encoding arsenate reductase family protein yields MIQIFGTTKNFDTKKAQMWFKERRIPFQFVDLKEKEMSRGEFESVVESVSRAAGSRAEAVELLADKNSKDYASFAYLDDYDKEEKLFESQLLLKLPVCRNGKNAATCGLEVKIWEGWK; encoded by the coding sequence ATGATTCAGATTTTTGGAACAACGAAAAATTTTGACACAAAAAAAGCGCAGATGTGGTTCAAGGAGCGGAGGATTCCTTTTCAGTTTGTGGATTTAAAGGAAAAAGAGATGAGCCGCGGCGAATTTGAAAGCGTAGTGGAATCGGTTTCGCGTGCGGCCGGCTCCAGGGCAGAGGCGGTTGAACTTTTGGCGGACAAAAACTCAAAGGATTACGCATCGTTCGCGTATCTTGATGACTATGACAAGGAAGAAAAACTTTTTGAAAGCCAGCTTCTTCTGAAACTTCCTGTTTGCCGCAACGGAAAAAATGCCGCCACCTGCGGTCTTGAAGTGAAAATCTGGGAAGGGTGGAAATGA
- a CDS encoding GNAT family N-acetyltransferase produces MEKTKILTERLIIRNYEEKDLNDLYEYHSDEEVVRFEPYTAMNLDDVKKNLEWRISSDEIFALELKENKK; encoded by the coding sequence ATGGAAAAAACAAAAATCCTTACCGAACGCCTTATAATCCGCAATTACGAAGAAAAAGACCTTAACGACCTTTATGAATACCATTCAGATGAAGAGGTCGTGCGCTTTGAACCTTACACAGCAATGAATCTTGACGATGTAAAGAAAAACCTTGAATGGCGAATTTCTTCCGATGAAATATTCGCGCTTGAGCTAAAAGAAAACAAAAAATGA
- a CDS encoding GNAT family N-acetyltransferase, with translation MIGNIFLGKRECETLELGYVLNSNFWGNGYAFEACSAMCGNVFSKGIHRLEANCDPNNAASWKLLERLGFVREGHLRKDIYFRKGKNGNPIWKDTFIYSKLNDRERQNNIWL, from the coding sequence ATGATTGGCAATATTTTTCTTGGAAAAAGAGAATGTGAGACTCTGGAACTTGGCTACGTGCTGAACAGTAATTTCTGGGGCAATGGCTACGCATTTGAAGCGTGCAGCGCAATGTGCGGCAACGTTTTTTCAAAAGGCATTCACCGCCTAGAAGCGAACTGCGACCCAAATAATGCCGCCTCGTGGAAGCTCCTTGAACGGCTCGGCTTCGTTCGGGAAGGTCATCTGCGCAAAGACATCTACTTTAGAAAAGGCAAAAACGGAAACCCGATTTGGAAAGACACATTTATATATTCAAAGCTAAATGATAGAGAGCGACAGAATAATATCTGGCTATAA
- a CDS encoding DUF3990 domain-containing protein, translated as MRLYHGSNVDIQKIELSKCRPNKDFGKGFYLTSIKEQAERMALRVSKMYGRTPFVNIYSFNEKVLFGGNLNVRIFEKPSEEWAKFVITNRNYKRIETVEGDNNFDSRYDIVCGPIANDDLALLFRQFSDGLISVETLVNEMEFKKLTDQYSFYTEKALSYLLKTGVENV; from the coding sequence ATGAGGCTTTATCACGGTTCAAATGTTGATATTCAGAAAATCGAGCTTTCAAAATGCAGACCGAACAAGGACTTTGGAAAAGGATTTTATCTTACGAGTATAAAAGAGCAGGCTGAACGCATGGCTTTGCGTGTCTCCAAAATGTACGGCAGGACTCCTTTTGTAAATATTTATTCTTTTAATGAAAAAGTTCTTTTCGGAGGAAACTTGAATGTCAGGATTTTTGAAAAGCCATCTGAAGAATGGGCGAAGTTTGTAATCACAAACCGGAATTACAAGAGAATTGAAACAGTTGAAGGCGATAATAATTTTGATAGCCGCTATGATATTGTCTGCGGACCGATTGCAAATGATGATTTGGCTCTGCTTTTCAGGCAGTTTTCTGACGGGCTTATTTCTGTTGAAACTTTGGTAAATGAAATGGAATTCAAGAAATTGACAGACCAGTATTCGTTTTATACTGAAAAAGCGTTGTCCTATCTTTTAAAAACTGGAGTTGAAAATGTCTAG
- a CDS encoding DUF3791 domain-containing protein encodes MSNQEQNQIRYTVACVNEFARAKSLSKTQAFLYLLEHKALDFLTEFYDVEHTLSFDDAVSDMTMICQKNGGKIQ; translated from the coding sequence ATGTCAAATCAAGAACAAAACCAAATCCGATATACAGTTGCATGTGTGAATGAATTTGCGCGTGCTAAGTCGCTTTCCAAAACTCAGGCATTTTTGTATCTGCTGGAGCACAAGGCATTGGATTTTCTTACGGAATTTTATGATGTTGAGCATACGCTTTCTTTTGATGACGCGGTTTCTGATATGACAATGATTTGCCAGAAAAACGGAGGCAAAATTCAATGA
- a CDS encoding type I restriction-modification system subunit M: protein MCRNSATAQQKKIAEKGYNLVPSRYIEFEDRDETLDFDTTMKNLQSELADLLNQEKKTCLAQCVQEFGLRD, encoded by the coding sequence ATGTGCCGGAATTCTGCTACAGCGCAACAAAAAAAAATCGCAGAAAAAGGCTACAACCTTGTTCCAAGTCGATACATTGAATTTGAAGACCGAGATGAAACTCTGGATTTTGACACAACAATGAAAAATCTCCAATCAGAACTTGCAGATTTGCTCAATCAAGAAAAAAAAACTTGCCTTGCTCAGTGTGTTCAAGAATTTGGGCTACGAGATTAA